Part of the Leptolyngbya sp. BL0902 genome, GCAACTATCCTCCACAACTGTGGACACTTTATTAGCCATTCGGCCCACCATAAGCATTCCTATTACCTCATTCGCCATGGGGAACTTTTGGGCTATACAGAAACAGAGCTAGAAGTCATTGCCAACATTGCCCGCTATCATCGCCGCAGTGGGCCTAAGAAAAAACACGATAACTTCCGCAGTTTGCCGACCCGTTATCACCGTCAAATGGTGAGTCAATTAAGCGCATTGCTACGGGTGGCGGTGGCTTTAGACCGACGGGGAATTGGAGCGATAAAAAGTATTCACTGCCATTTTGATAGTGAAGCCCATGCATTGCATTTAGAAGTTTTACCCTCCCATGCGGGGGAAGATTGTGCTTCCGAACTGTGGAATCTGGGCTACAAAAAGCAGTATTTTGAAGAGGTCTTTGAAACCCAACTCATTGCCCGGTTAGTGAGTGGTTAATGATGTTTGTTCGTCTTTGGCGACCGAAAAACTAGGACACCATTGTTGAAATAACGTGAGGATAGCGCGATGTCAAAAATTCAGCATATTGCCGGAACTGGAATCCCCTTGGTTGGCAACGATATTGATACGGATCGGATTATTCCAGCTCGGTTTCTGAAGTGTGTCACCTTTGATGGACTCGGTGAACAGGTGTTTGCGGATGATCGCCTTTCCCTGGCGGGTCGGCATCCTTTTGACCAAGAACCCTATCAAAACGCCTCTATTTTGGTGGTGAACCGCAATTTTGGCTGCGGATCTTCCCGTGAACATGCGCCCCAAGCCATTGCCCGATGGGGAATTCGCGGCATTGTGGGGGAAAGTTTTGCAGAAATTTTCTTTGGTAACTGCGTAGCCATCGGCGTTCCCTGCGTGACGGCAACGGCGGAGGCTGTCACCCAGATGCAGCAAGCGCTAACCGCCGACCCCACCCTTGAGGTGACGCTGGACTTGGATAATCTGCGGGTTCACTATGGCGATCAATCGGTACCTGTGGAAATGCCGGAGGGGGTGCGTCAGGCATTTTTGGCCGGAACCTGGGATGCCTGCGGTCAGTTGGTGGCCAATGCTGAAAAAATCGGGGCAACGGCGCGACAGTTAGCCTACATGACCTGGTAGGGTGCGGCGATCACTTCAGCGGTTGATTCTATCCATGGGTTAATCCCATAGATTTGCTAAGCATTTGTCGCCTTTTGGGGTTCATCTAGGCATTCTCTAGGAGTAGCCCTTTGTGTTGGGGCAATGGTGATTGCGATGGTTGCAACGGTGATGCCTGCCTTATCCCCCTGGCCCCCGACTGGATCCTGGTCTGTGGGGGCCACCGCTGCGCTGCTGCGGCAATCGATTTGTGACCTGTCGCCCCTGACGGGAGAGTTGGCGGCGGCGGCTCCAGATCTGATGCTAGCCTTGGATCAGCTCACTGCCATTGTGATGAAGATGCGGTCGCCCACCGTGGGTTGGCCTGCGGATACCATTCTCACCCCCAATCTTTTGGCCCCCTACATTAGCGAGGAAGTGTGGAATGTGCTGGAGCGCTTGTCTCAGGATGGCCTGGGACAGCGGTTGGCCCCTACCTTGCCGACCACCATGCTGCCGATTCCTTCCCTCATTCCCCGTTTGCTGTGGATGTTAGCCAGCAGCGGCTATGAGGTGATGCACCTGGTTGAGGGGGGACGAGCAACGGTGCGCCGACCGGGGGAAGCAGGGAGCGTGAGCGTTATTCGCCTGGTGCCTGTGCTGACCTTGGCCACCGAGCAGGATACCTACGCCCTAGACTTAGTGACCCAGGCAGATCCCTCCCCCTCCCTCTGGCTCACACCGGAGACCACAATTTCCCTGCTCGATTATGACCTGGATGGGTCTTGGATCTCGATAGAAACCCTAACATCGGGA contains:
- the leuD gene encoding 3-isopropylmalate dehydratase small subunit — translated: MSKIQHIAGTGIPLVGNDIDTDRIIPARFLKCVTFDGLGEQVFADDRLSLAGRHPFDQEPYQNASILVVNRNFGCGSSREHAPQAIARWGIRGIVGESFAEIFFGNCVAIGVPCVTATAEAVTQMQQALTADPTLEVTLDLDNLRVHYGDQSVPVEMPEGVRQAFLAGTWDACGQLVANAEKIGATARQLAYMTW